caaaacttgaAAATCTTTTAAACTGGGTGACTACCTATGTTTTGGAAAGTCCTACACTTAAAAGGGGGTTGCGAAGCGGACTACAGGGATGCTAGTATATGTATGGGAATTACATAAATTTCTGAATATGGAGAGAATATATCAATCACCAATAATATGGAGAGCCATTAGAGAAACCTAAGtgtcaaattttaagagaatgtaatacctaaatctgatccaatttctATCAAAATAGGGCGAAACATTTATAcagtggctatatctaaatcagaacagATTTCGACTAAAATCAGCGCACATAGTTGATGTCATAGAAAAAGatattgtgtgaaattttgggaagattgatcaGTGCGCATGCTGTGGCTCTAAAAGTCAAAATTGGGcgaaacatatatacgggagctttatctaaatctaagccaatttcgacaaaattccaTACCTATTTTGATGTTCATAGAAGAATGCGTTGTGCATAGAGGAAAGCGTTAATAAGATCGGATAATACATTTATAGGAGTTATAAGAGAAttctccatgccaaatttcgtgagattcGGTTAAAAATTACAATATTGTTGCAATATTAAGTCcgccgaaaatatatatgggagctatgtctacaCCTATTTCTTCCAATCTCAAAAGGATTCGTTGCCAAATTTGGAGATGATCGGATgactggtgtagggtataaacattttctacagattaattttttattaggtaaatttttattctaaaaTCCTTTAATCTAAGAGATAAGATGTTATACACAAGTTTAAAAGTTTTTGTGACATTTTGAGGCTAAAATCAATATTACACTATCAGTAAACATCAAAAAATGCTTGCTGTCTTAGCAAAAAtgacagtttttttttgcatttgctgTTTTTTGTAACAATTTTCTCTAAGtatagggtcggatatgaatatttcaatgtgttgctaacggaatgaaaaatggatatacccgacaaaaggtaaagttttatttcatttatgatTGGAATTAGTCGTATTAAATTTGCATTCTTCACAGCAAATGCGCGGTTAAGAATACGTTGGCGTGGGGAAGCTGTTTGAGTCTATGTACAGTTGAACATAGATTATCCGGCTCGCCCGGGACCGAGCTGAGCACGGAAACTCGAAACCTTTATTGCTTTAGCTAATtcggaatttttgttttttttttagtttccttCGTTAGATTCTTCGGAATCCCCATTAGCCTTGTATTCTTCGCCTTGCTTAGccatatgtaaagggtgatttttttgaggttaggattttcatgcattagtatttgacagatcacgtgggatttcagacatggtgtcaaagagaaagatgctcagtatgctttgacatttcatcatgaatagacttactaacgagcaacgcttgcaaatcattgaattttattaccaaaatcagtgttcggttcgaaatgtgttcattcaccgtaacgttgcgtccaacagcatctttgaaaaaatacggtccaatgattccaccagcgtacaaaccacaccaaacagtgcatttttcgggatgcatgggcagttcttgaacggcttctggttgctcttcactccaaatgcggcaattttgcttatttacgtagccattcaaccagaaatgagcctcatcgctgaacaaaatttgtcaaaatttggacacatttcgaaccgaacactgattttggtaataaaattcaatgatttgcaagcgttgctcgttagtaagtctattcatgatgaaatgtcaaagcatactgagcatctttctctttgacaccatgtctgaaatcccacgtgatctgtcaaatactaatgcatgaaaatcctaacctcaaaaaaatcaccatttattaTGCCATCGGCTACAGTAGGGCAGGATGTGACATCACCATCGACCTCCATCTACTTTGAGAGGTCATTAACTGAAAATCCAGGCGTTATTAATTGTATAATAGCGTTATAATTCCCCTATTCGTTATCGTGGGGCAGCAGTTTGCTCCAAACATTGTGTTAAACTTGTGTCCCAAAATATAGCAGCTTTCTTGATGTTCAAAGATTTGGCGAAATCATGTCTGCTGTCTGAAACCAAATTGTTATATatgaccaccgtagcgcatacgttagcatatccacctatgacgctgaacctctgggttcgaatcctagcgagaccatcgaaaatattttcggcggtggttttccactcctaatgctgacatttgtgaggtaccatgccatgtaaaacttctctccaaagaggtgtcgcactgcgacacgacgttcggactcggctataaaaaggaggggcctgtccattgagcttaaacttgaatcggactgcactcattgatatgtaagtaGTTTggccatgttccttaatggaatgttcgtggacaaaatttgcaattttggtaacatacatatataagcaATAGCACTTTGCACTCTTTGTTAAATTTCTAGAGGCATATTTGAAAATTAACTTCTTATTTTGCATTAAATCCCGTTAAGTTTGCTTGCCTACATCATATTTTTCTAATAACAAATCAAAGGAAATGTGTATTTACTAAGATTTAATTCAGTTAACATTTTTTCTGTATTGTAGTTGGAGTCTTTTTCGAACAAACACCTTGGCCGGTTAAGTTTTAACTTTAACTGGAAGTAAAAAGAGAATCACAGAATTTtacatcaaaaaatgtgaatGGTGCAATAATAACAGAGGAAAGCACTGTTAATAAAGGTATCATTTTTGAAGCATGGATAAGATAGGCAAACCACGGTTAATGGAAGTACAAAACCAAAAGCACAGCATGTTGGGTAACTGGGGTAACCGGTTAATAGAGGCCAAGGTAATCGCGGTTCAACTGTAGTTATTTTTAGTTACTATTCCGAACAATTTGTATGCTTGGACATTAGTACTTATTTTTCAACTATTGGTTAGCTTGTGCGGCAGGATTTTCCTCTTAAACATCGACAtgtaaaagtaattaaaaacGATGGTTAGAGATAAGTAATTATTAGATTATGAATAAGCTACAAAccatgttaattttttattaattgtcGTTCAGATTTACATGAAAGTTTGACTTTGAGATGGGCAAACTGGCCATTTATCGCAgttaaatcaattaaaataaaaatatttttctttcgtAATCGACCCCGGATAATTTATGTTCTCGTTTAATCGAATCAGGGATAATCGAAGCCCAACTGTACGCATTTACTTTAACCATGTGGCAACTTTGTCCCATAACAATTTGATGACTGTATGAGTCGATATACTGATTGGCTGTTTTAGGACAACTTGTTTTGGTTAAGGGACTTAAGTGGATGGAAATGGTGGTGGAAATACGCACACACAGCGGCTGAGTATAAATGTATTGTCATTGCTTTATATATAGAGAATATTCAATTTTATTCTCTATTGCGATTGGTGTTTTGGCTGGTTTACGATGAAAGTGCTCACGCCTtaattttatgtaaatattaGCCTCAACACAATTGAAGCCGGTCAGTAACAACGAAAACGAAATAAGGTTTTGTACATTTTTATAAACCGCCGGAACTTGGTACGACTACaagttaaaataatttaatactttttaatataaaataatatttgctaggatattttatttaaactcaAATGTTCAACGCTTGCTAAGTAAACTCCATATTATCAATTGATGTGTTATTGTACAACGTCAGCTATTTCGGTAAATACAGCTAGGCAATTAAATATGCCAAGACCATCCCGCGAGTCGTATGGTGATCAGAAACCACCTTATTCATACATTTCGTTAACTGCAATGGCTATATGGAGTTCACCGGAAAAAATGCTGCCACTGAatgaaatttacaaatttattacTGATCGTTTTCCTTATTATCGAAGAAACACTCAACGGTGGCAGAATTCATTGCGACACAACCTTAGTTTCAACGACTGCTTTATAAAAGTACCTCGCAGGCCAGATAGGCCAGGCAAAGGGGCATATTGGGCATTGCATCCACAGGCATTTGACATGTTCGAAAATGGAAGCTTACTTCGCAGAAGAAAGCGCTTTAAATTACACAAGAATGACAAAGATATACTAAATGAAGAGTTAGCAGCCCTcgcaaatctgaacagatttttttttaattcaaactgTTCCGGCAGTAAACTCTCGGAACCTGTAGGAGTAATTGATGCCACAGCACACCTGGTACATAACGCTAACTTTTATATGACAGATGTCCCCACATTAAAAGTGTTTAATATCAGATCATCGCCAAATTCTATTATCTCAACCGAGAATGATGTTAGTCGCGTTGATGATGTTTCGGTATCAATGTTGCCATCGTGTTCGCCGAagcatttttcaagttcaagTGGAAATTTTAGCACAAATTCATTGCAATTCACCCCTTGTAGACCAAAGAGACCATTTACAATTGAAAGTTTAATAACACCTGACGAACTAAAATCCAACAAACGTATTGATTGTTATAGTAAAGAAATTCACGATATGGAAGATCTTGTTAAGATGTATGGCGATGAAGTGCCAGAACCACAAGTAGCCCAAATTAACATAGCTTCACCTGCAAAATATAACGAAATTAAAAGaataaacaatgaaaaattATATGCGCCTCTTCCGCCAATGCATACCATAACAACTGCTTCCAGTCTTTCGTTACTTCAATACACGACTGGAGTTAATGGAAGAAGTTCCCAATTGCCACATTCCGCCAATATTCACTTGTTTGATTTACCTGTTCCTAACTCTATTTTGGCGGTGCCTAATGCGCTGAGCAATTTGCATCACAGCTACAATTCTGAACACAATTTACATATTCCACACATTCTTCATCATTCAGCAGGTATTCTTCAACGTATATCTCCTTCCGCAATTTAAATATTATAAATGGCTTActattttttattgatgtaaACTTGTGTAATAAAAAAGCTTAGAAATTTATGTAAATAGAACAATAACTTTGTCGTAGactattattaaaaatgtaaaggaaatatttaaatataaaaaagagtATATAAGTTAATTGCAATGTAttgcaaattaattttaatattaactATCACACATGATTTGTTTCAATTTAACAAAATGGTTATGGAAGCCACAGTGGCGAAGAGGTTAGCGTGCTCGCCTATGAAGCCGAACGCCTGCGATTGAATCCTGGAGttaacatcagaaaatatttcagaTGTGGTGTAGACactcgtgaggtactatgttatggtaaaacttctctccaaagaggtgccacCTTGTGGCACGCCGTACAAACTCGCTTATAAAAGCGAGGTCCCTCATCAAGCTGTTTCAAATGTGAATCgtacagcacttattgatgtaagaagtttgcccctcttccaTTATGGAAAGTTCATGGCCAAAATGACATGGCATCTTTAGTTATGGAGGGCACCGCGCACAGTGTccccaaatcgaaaaaaattgtgaataaTTTTAGAACTTTACAATGtatgttttacattttttgattttaagcTGCTTAAGTTTTGAGCCAAGAATgggatttaaaaacaaaaatcagtattattgtaaattttgcaaGCAATGTGTATCTGTATTTATGTTAAAAATCTGTTGAATATATCTTCGCAAATCGCGAAATACGAGGTCAGCCCATAAGATTTAAAGGGGCGTTTGAACATCTCCGGCGGAATTTTTACAACTTGAAAATATAATAAAGAGGATACGTTACACCTTTATACATATttggaaagaaaaattaatatattgcaataaaatttgaaaaattccaaTCATGAATAATAGATTTgaagtaaaaataaattaattttttttaaataaactgtaACTTTGAGGAGCTATAAAATCGGAGTGTATAGAAATATTGCCATGATATTTGCAGTTTGTAGATAGAATTGTgtcttaaataataaaaaaaataaatattaattttatgCAAAGTGCTCAAAGAGACCAAAATAACGTACAAAATGAAACTTTTAAGTAGACTAACGTTTTCTGgagccaccgtagtgcagaggttggcatgtcggtggttatcctcttaaCGCTATGTCATGCCATGTACAgaagcttctccccaaagagatgtcgcactgcggcacgccgttcggactcgcctataaaaaagtGGCGCCTTTTCGTTAGTCggaacatttttttctcataCTTTAATGGCTAAGACATAAAACTCTTACAATTTGGGTTAGAAGACGTATGGGGTTACTTAAAAGTGTTAAGAACGTGGGAATCTGTGGTTTGCAATTTtagaaatttgcaaaacatttttataccctccactaatttcgtcattcggtttgtaataaagggtgatttttttgaggttaggattttcatgcattagtatttgacagatcacgtgggatttcagacatggtgtcaaagagaaagatgctcagtatgctttgacatttcatcatgaatagacttactaacgagcaacgcttgcaaatcattgaattttattaccaaaatcagtgttcggttcgaaatgtgttcaaattttgacaaattttgttcagcgatgaggctcatttctggttgaatggctacgtaaataaacaaaattgccgcatttggagtgaagagcaaccagaagccgttcaagaactgcccatgcatcccgaaaaatgcactgtttggtgtggtttgtacgctggtggaatcattggaccgtattttttcaaagatgctgttggacgcaacgttacggtgaatgaacacatttcgaaccgaacactgattttggtaataaaattcaatgatttgcaagcgttgctcgttagtaagtctattcatgatgaaatgtcaaagcatactgagcatctttctctttgacaccatgtctgaaatcccacgtgatctgtcaaatactaatgcatgaaaatcctaacctcaaaaaaatcaccctttatattcttgatcctcttgacGATCTAAGTCCATTTAGCaatttatgtccgtccgtctgtgtgtcgaaaacatgcaaactttcgatagagtaaagctaggtgctttaaattttgcacatatacttcataTTACagcaggttggttgggattgtatatgggtcaaatcggtcaaaccgtacaaagaacttgaaaaatgctttGCATGGaagtgggtatataagattcggcccggccgaacttaacacgcttttacttgtttttactcaaAAATTCTCAGTTTTGGGATACTCTTAGCATATGTATTACAGTTGAAGTTTGATTATTCAAGCCTCTGTTAAGAGGTTACATTACGTTAACCGGCATGCTGTGCTCTTGGTCTTGGACCTCTTTTAACCGGGGTTTACCTCTATTTTCCACGCTTCAGTAATTTTCCCTCTATTAACTATTCTTACCTGTATTATCCATGctcactttttatttttattttattgagttgcagactcacttagacgttttccattgtgataccacagaaataaGAGAAGGAGGAGAGAAAGAAGCAagaagccttctagttcctatcgttgaaccatccatattgctttaaaaagcccaacagcaTGTGAATGTTCATGTCCACTAAataagacaagttctcaaagaaataagaacataaagtggaactccttctgttcATTCAAAAGCTACTTCTGAGAATCAATGCAtttggaatcaattgctgaataaaaCGAATTGAGTTTAGTAAAGGTGTAAGATTattttgataccctccaccataggattggggtatactaattacgtcattccatgtgtaactcatcgaaatattgatctattgATTGATCCAAGTACATTCTTTCAATTTTGAGAAGTTTTTTTAGAAAACAGAATTGGAAAAtacctttacaaaatttgatagCAAATGTGCATATTTAGTTGTTATTCGGTGTTGATAGTGAagcaacaaatatttttcatcttGACCTACATCGATTCGTTTATT
This Stomoxys calcitrans chromosome 2, idStoCalc2.1, whole genome shotgun sequence DNA region includes the following protein-coding sequences:
- the LOC106094452 gene encoding fork head domain-containing protein FD4-like, with the translated sequence MCYCTTSAISVNTARQLNMPRPSRESYGDQKPPYSYISLTAMAIWSSPEKMLPLNEIYKFITDRFPYYRRNTQRWQNSLRHNLSFNDCFIKVPRRPDRPGKGAYWALHPQAFDMFENGSLLRRRKRFKLHKNDKDILNEELAALANLNRFFFNSNCSGSKLSEPVGVIDATAHLVHNANFYMTDVPTLKVFNIRSSPNSIISTENDVSRVDDVSVSMLPSCSPKHFSSSSGNFSTNSLQFTPCRPKRPFTIESLITPDELKSNKRIDCYSKEIHDMEDLVKMYGDEVPEPQVAQINIASPAKYNEIKRINNEKLYAPLPPMHTITTASSLSLLQYTTGVNGRSSQLPHSANIHLFDLPVPNSILAVPNALSNLHHSYNSEHNLHIPHILHHSAGILQRISPSAI